CGACGGCCTGAAACTCGAAATGATCTCCAATCGCGGAATGAAAGTTTGGCCTGGAGGACTTGAAGAGACATTTACTGTGGACGTTTACCGCTGCCGCTTCCAACTTCCCGAAAGTCCCGAAGCTCAGATTCCTCATCGCGCCATTATTGATCTTCTTGACCGCATCGAGCGTGCAGGTCTCGAATTCGTCAAGATGGAGCTGCTCTACACCTTCGACGGCCAACCTGGCTTCTCCCGCGGGCAAGGGCAATAAATAAAAGCAGAAAGAGCTGTTAGTTTTTGTTTATGCTAAATGCACAATCT
Above is a genomic segment from Candidatus Methylacidiphilales bacterium containing:
- a CDS encoding NADP-dependent isocitrate dehydrogenase (catalyzes the formation of 2-oxoglutarate from isocitrate), translating into DGLKLEMISNRGMKVWPGGLEETFTVDVYRCRFQLPESPEAQIPHRAIIDLLDRIERAGLEFVKMELLYTFDGQPGFSRGQGQ